A genomic segment from Pseudokineococcus lusitanus encodes:
- a CDS encoding DNA-3-methyladenine glycosylase: MTPRPPVVPAGLPGPVPRDALAGPVLEVAADLLGCHLAHTTAEGTVVVRLTEVEAYAGPGDPGSHAARGPTPRTAVMFGPPGHLYVYRSYGLHWCVNVVAGPDGTASAVLLRAGEVVAGHALARSRRPTAREDRDLARGPARLTVALGVDGSSDGHDLLAGGPPWLLGRGADVVDAARVRRGPRTGVSGEGGDGARYPWRLHLADEPSVSPYRRAAPRRRPATAGAAAPGSGRLDGPSTTVGGAS; this comes from the coding sequence GTGACCCCGCGCCCCCCGGTCGTCCCCGCGGGGCTCCCGGGGCCCGTGCCCCGGGACGCCCTCGCGGGGCCCGTGCTCGAGGTGGCGGCCGACCTGCTCGGCTGCCACCTCGCGCACACGACGGCGGAGGGGACCGTCGTCGTGCGGCTCACCGAGGTCGAGGCGTACGCGGGCCCGGGCGACCCCGGGTCGCACGCCGCCCGGGGTCCGACGCCGCGCACGGCCGTGATGTTCGGCCCGCCGGGGCACCTCTACGTCTACCGCTCGTACGGGCTGCACTGGTGCGTCAACGTCGTCGCCGGGCCGGACGGGACGGCGTCCGCGGTCCTGCTGCGGGCGGGCGAGGTCGTCGCCGGGCACGCGCTGGCGCGGAGCCGTCGGCCTACGGCCCGCGAGGACCGCGACCTGGCGCGGGGGCCGGCACGCCTCACCGTCGCCCTGGGCGTCGACGGGTCGTCCGACGGGCACGACCTCCTCGCCGGCGGCCCGCCGTGGTTGCTCGGGCGCGGGGCCGACGTCGTCGACGCCGCCCGGGTGCGTCGTGGGCCCCGGACGGGCGTCTCCGGGGAGGGCGGCGACGGCGCCCGCTACCCCTGGCGCCTGCACCTCGCGGACGAGCCGTCCGTGTCGCCCTACCGTCGCGCCGCACCGCGACGGCGTCCCGCGACGGCCGGGGCGGCGGCGCCGGGCTCTGGCAGGCTGGACGGGCCGTCCACGACCGTGGGCGGCGCATCGTGA
- the argH gene encoding argininosuccinate lyase, producing the protein MAEAAGASGATAGGTGEGRLWGARFAGGSADALTELSRSTHFDWRLARHDLAGSRAHARVLHGAGLLTAEQLDGMLAALDGLEADVVAGTFGPLPSDEDVHGALERGLLERAGADLGGRLRAGRSRNDQIATLVRSWLREELRVVAGLLLDLVDALADQAAAHPTAPMPGRTHLQHAQPLLLAHHLLAHAWPLLRDVERLRDWDARAARSPYGSGALAGSSLGLDPAAVAAELGFDGPVENSVDGTASRDVVAEACFVLAMAGVDLSRLSEEVVLWATKEFSFVVLDDAYSTGSSIMPQKKNPDVAELARGKAGRLVGDLVGLLTTLKGLPLAYNRDLQEDKEPVFDAVDTLQVLLPAVTGMVATLVFRTDRMAELAPQGFSLATDVADWLVRAGVPFREAHEVAGACVRRCEERGVELADLTDDDLAAVSGHLTPAVREVLTVEGSIASRDAVGGTAPVRVAEQLAAARERSAGLRAWAERLPGAPAPA; encoded by the coding sequence GTGGCTGAGGCGGCCGGGGCGTCGGGCGCGACCGCCGGGGGGACCGGGGAGGGGCGCCTGTGGGGCGCCCGCTTCGCCGGCGGCAGCGCCGACGCGCTGACCGAGCTCTCGCGCTCGACGCACTTCGACTGGCGGCTGGCGCGGCACGACCTCGCCGGCTCCCGGGCGCACGCCCGGGTCCTCCACGGCGCGGGCCTGCTGACGGCGGAGCAGCTCGACGGCATGCTCGCCGCGCTCGACGGCCTCGAGGCCGACGTCGTGGCGGGCACCTTCGGGCCGCTGCCCTCGGACGAGGACGTGCACGGCGCGCTCGAGCGAGGGCTGCTCGAGCGGGCCGGCGCGGACCTCGGCGGCCGCCTGCGCGCGGGGCGCTCGCGCAACGACCAGATCGCCACCCTCGTGCGCTCGTGGCTGCGCGAGGAGCTGCGCGTCGTCGCGGGCCTCCTCCTCGACCTCGTCGACGCGCTCGCCGACCAGGCGGCCGCCCACCCGACGGCGCCCATGCCGGGGCGGACGCACCTGCAGCACGCCCAGCCGCTGCTGCTCGCGCACCACCTGCTCGCCCACGCGTGGCCGCTGCTGCGCGACGTCGAGCGCCTGCGCGACTGGGACGCCCGTGCCGCCCGGTCGCCGTACGGCTCGGGGGCCCTCGCGGGCTCGTCGCTGGGGCTGGACCCGGCGGCCGTGGCGGCCGAGCTCGGCTTCGACGGCCCGGTCGAGAACTCCGTCGACGGGACGGCGTCGCGCGACGTCGTCGCCGAGGCCTGCTTCGTCCTGGCCATGGCGGGGGTGGACCTGTCGCGGCTGTCGGAGGAGGTCGTCCTCTGGGCGACGAAGGAGTTCTCCTTCGTCGTGCTCGACGACGCCTACTCGACGGGGTCGAGCATCATGCCCCAGAAGAAGAACCCCGACGTGGCCGAGCTGGCCCGCGGCAAGGCCGGCCGCCTCGTCGGCGACCTCGTCGGCCTGCTGACGACGCTCAAGGGCCTCCCGCTCGCGTACAACCGCGACCTGCAGGAGGACAAGGAGCCGGTGTTCGACGCCGTCGACACCCTGCAGGTGCTGCTGCCCGCGGTGACGGGGATGGTGGCGACGCTCGTCTTCCGCACCGACCGGATGGCCGAGCTGGCGCCCCAGGGCTTCTCCCTGGCGACCGACGTCGCGGACTGGCTCGTGCGGGCGGGGGTCCCCTTCCGCGAGGCCCACGAGGTGGCGGGCGCCTGCGTGCGCCGCTGCGAGGAGCGGGGCGTCGAGCTCGCCGACCTCACGGACGACGACCTCGCGGCCGTCTCCGGGCACCTCACGCCCGCCGTGCGCGAGGTGCTGACCGTCGAGGGGTCGATCGCCTCGCGCGACGCCGTCGGCGGGACGGCGCCCGTCCGCGTGGCCGAGCAGCTGGCGGCCGCGCGGGAGCGCAGCGCCGGGCTGCGGGCGTGGGCCGAGCGTCTGCCCGGGGCCCCGGCGCCCGCGTGA